A single window of bacterium DNA harbors:
- a CDS encoding carbamoyltransferase C-terminal domain-containing protein produces the protein MIVLGIHCGHDSSAAILRDGEILADAAEERFTRLKHCNHVPTQAMSYCLSAAGLKNINEVDYIAFPWKRTPKDLRVVLGIDKSSPLRHMVMDFLGFGIPSECLQVPLYFPDFRLWNEGKLINVEHHLAHAASAYFTRPANTKCLIFTVDGAGDEVSTAVWLGEGNRIMPLEQLYREASIGWAYSIVTEALHWWHGDGEGKTMGLAPYGDRSRCAGALDWLFPQFRGTSLIRPTRLGPAYYWVENGSTQFHFDEAYEVERLAAGFGRENIAAEAQYKLEDCLKQYIFGWAEKEQCRRLAFSGGVFLNVKLNQRIWNERADLIEEQHIFPNCGDSGLALGAALYVYYQYREFQGTSFDRLSFGPEFSNQEIEQLLKERKLNYTFVKDPGQVAASLLAENKIIGWFQGRMESGPRALGNRSILMSPLKAENKDIINQRVKFRESFRPFCPSLLWEKAGEYLQDFRDEYFMITSFDVKPEKRDRIPAVVHVDGTVRPQMVRKEANPLYWELIHEFGKLTGEYILLNTSFNIKGEPIINHPREAIRCFFDTGLDALFLGNFVLEK, from the coding sequence ATGATCGTCCTTGGCATTCATTGCGGTCACGATTCCAGCGCGGCTATACTACGGGATGGAGAAATTCTGGCTGATGCGGCTGAGGAAAGATTTACCCGGCTCAAGCATTGTAACCATGTGCCAACGCAGGCCATGAGCTATTGCCTGTCGGCAGCCGGTCTCAAAAATATCAATGAGGTGGATTATATCGCCTTCCCCTGGAAAAGGACCCCGAAAGACCTTCGGGTGGTGCTGGGAATCGATAAAAGCTCCCCCCTGCGGCATATGGTGATGGATTTTCTGGGCTTTGGCATTCCTTCCGAATGCCTTCAGGTTCCTCTCTATTTTCCGGACTTCAGGCTCTGGAATGAGGGAAAGCTGATCAACGTCGAACATCACCTGGCCCATGCAGCCTCAGCCTACTTTACCCGGCCAGCGAACACAAAATGCCTGATCTTCACCGTGGATGGCGCGGGGGATGAGGTTTCGACCGCGGTCTGGCTGGGTGAGGGAAACAGAATAATGCCCCTGGAGCAGCTCTACCGGGAGGCATCCATAGGCTGGGCCTACAGCATCGTGACCGAGGCCCTCCACTGGTGGCACGGAGACGGTGAAGGAAAGACCATGGGTCTGGCCCCCTATGGGGATCGCTCGCGGTGTGCCGGTGCTCTGGACTGGCTTTTCCCGCAATTCCGGGGAACCAGCCTGATCCGGCCCACCAGGCTTGGTCCGGCCTACTATTGGGTTGAAAACGGCTCCACGCAGTTTCATTTCGACGAAGCCTACGAAGTTGAGCGCCTGGCGGCAGGATTTGGCCGGGAAAACATCGCTGCCGAAGCCCAATATAAGCTCGAGGATTGCCTGAAGCAGTACATTTTCGGCTGGGCGGAAAAAGAGCAGTGCAGGCGGCTGGCCTTCTCCGGCGGGGTGTTCCTGAATGTCAAGCTGAATCAGCGGATCTGGAACGAACGGGCAGACCTGATCGAGGAGCAGCACATCTTTCCCAACTGTGGTGATTCAGGGCTCGCCCTGGGCGCGGCACTGTATGTATATTATCAATACCGGGAATTTCAGGGAACAAGTTTCGACCGCCTCTCCTTCGGACCGGAATTTTCCAACCAGGAAATCGAACAGCTCCTGAAAGAGCGAAAGCTCAATTACACCTTCGTGAAAGACCCGGGCCAGGTGGCCGCAAGCCTTCTGGCCGAGAACAAGATCATCGGCTGGTTTCAGGGCAGGATGGAGAGCGGCCCGCGTGCGCTGGGGAACCGATCCATCCTGATGAGCCCCTTAAAGGCCGAAAATAAAGATATCATCAACCAGCGGGTAAAGTTTCGGGAGAGCTTTCGCCCCTTCTGTCCCTCCCTCCTCTGGGAAAAGGCGGGAGAATACCTGCAAGACTTTCGGGACGAATACTTCATGATCACCTCGTTTGATGTCAAACCGGAAAAAAGAGACCGTATCCCGGCTGTGGTCCATGTCGACGGCACGGTCCGGCCCCAGATGGTGCGAAAGGAAGCAAACCCCCTGTACTGGGAATTGATCCACGAGTTTGGCAAACTCACTGGTGAATATATCCTCCTCAACACCTCCTTCAATATCAAGGGAGAGCCGATCATTAATCATCCGAGAGAAGCAATACGCTGCTTTTTCGATACCGGCCTGGATGCGCTGTTTCTGGGGAATTTCGTGCTGGAGAAGTGA
- a CDS encoding glycosyltransferase family 4 protein, with protein MRILWLVNTPFPEMVRHLGLAGDYMGCWMPALKEALINFPEFRPGTENHLGIACAIAGISESRRFDFDGVTYFCFPKSRICEYLQSYGKELTDCLGVVEEFNPDLIHVHGTEEFYGLIAGLVDKPVVVSLQGILSALVKVYFGSMGWKDILRSPGIMKSYLIVKRKTKTERRIFRMNRFFIGRTLWDKSHLMSLAGNGEYVYYQSHEVMRKEFSEVEWSLESARPATIACVSSCSAYKGVDCLVEAVSLLSRKIPEVTLSIYGSFPHKGYGAFLRRKVQQLGLQDKVLFCGFKDAGQLAEVLSMVRVLAIASHLENSSNSLQEAMLVGTPVVAPFVGGLFSLAEHDKTCLMFPRGDAAVLAESLEQVLTDDNLVARLSQAARTTAQRINNPEAVADNLLRIYQDVVNRYNHKGREEGQ; from the coding sequence TCGTTAACACCCCGTTCCCGGAGATGGTCCGGCACCTGGGGCTTGCGGGAGATTACATGGGCTGCTGGATGCCTGCTTTAAAGGAGGCCCTGATCAACTTTCCGGAATTCCGGCCAGGCACGGAGAATCATCTTGGTATTGCCTGTGCCATTGCAGGGATTTCAGAATCCCGGAGATTCGATTTCGATGGGGTCACCTACTTCTGTTTTCCCAAATCGAGGATCTGCGAGTATCTGCAATCGTACGGGAAAGAACTGACTGACTGTCTGGGGGTCGTCGAGGAGTTCAATCCCGATCTTATCCATGTGCATGGGACTGAAGAGTTCTACGGGCTCATCGCCGGGCTGGTTGATAAACCCGTAGTGGTTTCCCTTCAGGGTATCCTGTCCGCCCTGGTTAAGGTGTATTTCGGCAGCATGGGCTGGAAGGATATCCTCCGCTCGCCGGGAATCATGAAATCCTACCTGATAGTGAAAAGGAAGACTAAAACCGAGCGCAGGATATTCCGTATGAACCGCTTCTTTATCGGTCGGACTCTCTGGGATAAAAGCCACTTAATGAGCCTGGCTGGAAATGGTGAATATGTCTATTATCAAAGCCATGAGGTGATGAGAAAAGAATTCTCCGAGGTGGAGTGGTCGCTTGAGTCGGCACGGCCAGCAACCATTGCCTGTGTTTCCTCCTGCTCTGCATATAAAGGGGTCGATTGCCTTGTGGAGGCGGTTTCCCTGCTCAGCCGGAAAATTCCTGAAGTTACCCTTTCCATCTATGGATCTTTTCCGCACAAGGGTTATGGAGCTTTTTTAAGAAGAAAAGTACAGCAACTGGGCTTGCAGGATAAAGTCCTTTTTTGCGGCTTCAAGGATGCAGGACAACTGGCTGAAGTATTATCGATGGTCCGGGTTCTGGCCATAGCCTCTCATCTTGAAAACAGCTCAAACAGCCTGCAGGAGGCCATGCTGGTGGGAACCCCGGTCGTGGCCCCGTTTGTCGGAGGGCTTTTTTCCCTGGCTGAGCATGATAAAACCTGCCTGATGTTTCCCCGGGGAGATGCTGCGGTTCTGGCCGAATCACTGGAGCAGGTATTGACCGATGATAACCTGGTTGCCCGGCTTTCCCAGGCAGCCAGGACCACGGCGCAACGGATCAATAACCCTGAAGCGGTGGCTGATAATCTGCTCCGGATATATCAGGATGTAGTCAATCGATATAACCACAAAGGAAGGGAGGAAGGCCAATGA
- the asnB gene encoding asparagine synthase (glutamine-hydrolyzing), which translates to MCGICGQINFDHHKQADPHLIGRMTRILQHRGPDDEGVWVQGNAGLGHRRLSIIGLGPAGHQPMANEDRSCWIVFNGEIYNYRELREDMEHLDHRFRSATDTEVILHLYEEFGVDCVCRLRGMFAFAIWDSREQRLLLARDRVGKKPLFFSLTNERILFASEIKSILQDTDIPREVDLESIHHFLTYGYVPAPRSIFRGIAKLPPGHILTVQRGDVKVRRYWDLDYQQKLVLPTQQAYEEQFLEVFKEAVRIRLRSDVPLGAFLSGGLDSSATVAVMCHLLHQPVQTFSIGFSEQAYDELPYARRIARQYQTNHQEFIVRPKAIEILPRLIWYYNEPFADSSAIPTFYLARFTRQKVAVVLNGDGGDESFAGYERHLAERMAAPMDFFPRFISRKSCPQLARILPGGTRYKSFTRRLKRFLAAAGDAPERRYARWICYFDNEGKELLYSEDWRDRFRNLDSIDLLARLYRQARGNTHLDRTLYLDMHSYLPDDLMVKVDVATMANSLEARSPFLDHKLIEFAASLPINLKLRGLQTKFLLKKAFRGLLPREILYRPKMGFGVPVDQWLRKDLREMAYDLLLDPRCIQRGYFDRKAVRHLLDSHVSGTKDHSYRLWALLVLELWHRMFIDDRVTGEDEAMAYSLLKPCAFSS; encoded by the coding sequence ATGTGCGGCATTTGCGGACAAATAAACTTTGATCACCACAAGCAGGCAGATCCTCACCTTATCGGTCGCATGACCCGGATTCTGCAGCACCGGGGGCCTGACGACGAGGGAGTATGGGTGCAGGGTAATGCCGGCCTGGGGCACCGAAGGCTCAGCATCATTGGCCTTGGTCCCGCCGGTCATCAGCCCATGGCCAATGAGGATCGGTCCTGCTGGATCGTCTTCAATGGCGAAATCTACAACTACCGGGAACTTCGGGAGGACATGGAACATCTGGACCACAGGTTCCGGTCAGCCACGGATACCGAAGTCATCCTGCACCTCTACGAGGAATTTGGGGTGGATTGCGTCTGCCGCCTGCGGGGCATGTTTGCCTTTGCCATCTGGGACAGCCGCGAGCAGCGCCTCCTGCTGGCCAGGGACAGAGTAGGGAAAAAACCCCTCTTTTTTTCCCTGACCAATGAGAGAATCCTCTTTGCTTCGGAAATAAAATCCATTCTTCAGGATACGGATATTCCACGGGAGGTGGACCTTGAATCCATTCATCACTTTTTGACCTATGGATATGTTCCGGCCCCCCGGTCCATTTTCCGGGGCATTGCCAAACTGCCGCCCGGTCATATCCTGACCGTGCAGAGGGGGGATGTGAAGGTCCGCCGCTACTGGGACCTTGATTATCAGCAGAAACTGGTTTTGCCGACCCAGCAGGCTTATGAGGAGCAGTTCCTGGAGGTTTTCAAGGAGGCGGTGCGGATCAGGCTCCGGAGTGATGTGCCGCTGGGCGCTTTTCTGAGTGGCGGCCTTGATTCCAGTGCCACGGTGGCCGTAATGTGCCACCTGCTTCACCAGCCGGTCCAGACCTTTTCCATCGGATTCAGCGAGCAGGCTTATGATGAACTGCCTTATGCCCGGCGGATTGCCCGGCAGTATCAGACAAACCATCAGGAATTCATCGTCCGGCCAAAAGCGATAGAGATTCTGCCCAGATTGATCTGGTATTACAATGAACCCTTTGCCGATTCCTCGGCCATTCCCACGTTTTACCTGGCCCGGTTTACCCGTCAGAAGGTAGCGGTTGTCCTGAACGGTGATGGTGGAGACGAGTCTTTTGCCGGGTATGAGCGCCATCTGGCCGAGCGCATGGCTGCCCCTATGGACTTTTTCCCCCGGTTCATTTCCCGCAAATCCTGTCCTCAACTGGCCAGGATTTTGCCCGGAGGGACCAGGTACAAGAGCTTTACCCGCAGGCTGAAGCGGTTTCTGGCTGCCGCAGGCGATGCTCCTGAGCGCCGATATGCCCGCTGGATCTGCTACTTCGACAATGAGGGGAAGGAGCTCCTGTACTCGGAGGACTGGCGGGATCGCTTTCGAAATCTGGACTCGATAGACCTCCTGGCCAGGCTGTACCGCCAGGCGCGGGGAAATACCCATCTTGACCGGACCCTGTACCTCGATATGCACTCCTACCTGCCGGATGATCTGATGGTCAAGGTGGATGTGGCTACCATGGCTAATTCTCTGGAAGCCCGGTCCCCGTTTTTGGACCACAAGCTGATCGAGTTTGCCGCTTCCCTGCCAATCAACCTGAAACTGCGAGGGTTGCAGACCAAGTTTCTGCTGAAGAAAGCCTTTCGCGGACTTCTTCCCCGAGAGATTCTATATCGCCCCAAAATGGGATTCGGAGTGCCGGTTGACCAGTGGCTCCGGAAGGACCTGCGGGAGATGGCCTATGATCTTCTCCTGGACCCGCGATGTATTCAGCGCGGCTACTTCGACCGCAAGGCCGTCAGGCACCTTCTGGACAGCCACGTCAGCGGGACAAAGGACCACAGCTACCGCCTCTGGGCCCTGCTGGTGCTGGAGCTGTGGCACCGGATGTTCATCGATGACCGGGTAACCGGAGAAGATGAGGCCATGGCCTATTCCCTTCTAAAACCATGCGCATTCTCTTCGTGA
- a CDS encoding glycosyltransferase, translating to MKSPSILFLTEGKDSPSARFAVCSLIPYLERTGIRCAIAHRRPPKYGLINLPCLNYRVFRIAVYCLICYPFSLLVRFFDLWRAGRYDIVFVHRDLDENHTTAWLERLFRARSRCMIFYFDDALWLARTHLGKPIEHKIREIIRMADRVIVSHEYLAEYARRFNFSVSLFPLSIDTHRFVPASADRRENSVDRQKDRGTGQKEKITVGWAGGPWNYPDLVQLAGVLGEIKQDTVDTGIEILIQSGSPPPAEIQRIGVHYLPWQQDREIDALQQMDIALCPLQDSPWARGKFSIKLLQYLAVGIPVICSDVGANREIIIDGVVGFVVKTQDEWRSRLLTLIHDRELRERMGQAARARAVDCYSSEKAGARMAAWLRGRTTVSIWY from the coding sequence TTGAAATCTCCATCCATCTTATTTCTGACCGAGGGGAAGGACAGCCCTTCCGCACGGTTTGCTGTCTGTTCGCTCATTCCGTATCTTGAGCGCACGGGCATCCGCTGTGCCATTGCCCATCGGAGGCCGCCAAAGTATGGCCTGATCAATCTGCCGTGCCTGAATTACCGGGTTTTCCGGATCGCGGTCTATTGCCTGATCTGCTATCCGTTCTCGCTGCTGGTGCGATTTTTCGACCTGTGGAGGGCTGGCCGGTACGATATCGTTTTTGTCCATCGTGATCTTGACGAAAACCATACTACCGCCTGGCTGGAAAGATTGTTCCGGGCCCGTTCCCGGTGCATGATCTTTTATTTCGACGATGCTCTCTGGCTGGCCAGAACTCATCTGGGCAAGCCCATAGAGCACAAGATCCGGGAAATCATCCGGATGGCTGACCGGGTGATCGTCTCTCACGAGTACCTGGCAGAATACGCCAGGCGGTTCAACTTTTCGGTTTCTCTTTTTCCCCTGTCAATTGATACTCATCGTTTTGTCCCGGCCAGTGCGGACAGGCGGGAAAATAGCGTGGACCGGCAGAAAGACAGGGGAACCGGGCAGAAGGAGAAGATAACCGTAGGCTGGGCAGGCGGTCCCTGGAATTATCCGGACCTGGTTCAACTTGCAGGGGTGCTCGGCGAAATAAAGCAGGATACCGTGGATACCGGGATCGAGATTCTTATCCAGTCCGGCTCCCCGCCGCCAGCGGAAATACAGAGGATCGGTGTCCATTACCTGCCCTGGCAGCAGGACAGGGAGATAGATGCCCTGCAGCAGATGGATATCGCCCTTTGCCCTCTCCAGGATTCGCCCTGGGCCAGGGGAAAGTTCAGCATCAAGCTTCTTCAATACCTGGCTGTGGGAATACCGGTCATTTGCTCTGATGTGGGAGCAAACCGGGAGATTATCATCGATGGCGTTGTAGGATTTGTGGTCAAGACTCAGGATGAGTGGCGATCACGGCTTTTAACTCTGATCCATGACCGGGAGCTGCGGGAGCGGATGGGCCAGGCTGCCCGCGCGCGTGCTGTCGATTGCTATTCCTCGGAAAAAGCCGGTGCCCGGATGGCTGCTTGGCTGCGGGGTCGGACCACGGTAAGTATATGGTATTAA